In Canis lupus familiaris isolate Mischka breed German Shepherd chromosome 5, alternate assembly UU_Cfam_GSD_1.0, whole genome shotgun sequence, a genomic segment contains:
- the RAB39A gene encoding ras-related protein Rab-39A isoform X4, with product MARSLSEASAFGWGLDPSQGPEIEPRVGLPAQRSITRSYYRNSVGGFLVFDITNRRSFEHVKDWLEEAKMHVQPFRIVFLLVGHKCDLASRRQVTREEAEKLSADCGMKYIETSAKDATNVEESFTILTRDIYELIKRGEICIQDGWEGVKSGFVPNTVHSSEEAVKPRKECFC from the exons ATGGCTCGGTCactcagtgaagcatctgcctttggctggggtcttgatcccagccagggtcctgagattgagccccgagtagggctccctgctcagag atcaaTAACTCGATCTTATTACCGCAACTCAGTTGGTGGATTTTTAGTATTTGACATTACCAACCGACGATCTTTCGAACACGTGAAAGATTGGCTAGAAGAAGCAAAAATGCACGTTCAGCCGTTTCGGATTGTATTTCTGCTGGTGGGACATAAGTGTGACTTGGCTTCGCGACGTCAGGTTACGAGAGAAGAAGCCGAAAAACTGTCGGCAGACTGCGGTATGAAGTATATAGAAACCTCTGCAAAAGATGCCACAAATGTTGAGGAATCCTTTACGATCTTGACAAGAGACATATATGAACTTATTAAGAGGGGGGAAATTTGTATTCAGGATGGCTGGGAAGGAGTTAAAAGTGGTTTTGTTCCGAATACTGTGCATTCTTCTGAGGAAGCAGTAAAGCCCAGGAAAGAGTGTTTCTGCTGA